In the genome of Populus alba chromosome 11, ASM523922v2, whole genome shotgun sequence, one region contains:
- the LOC118031270 gene encoding G-type lectin S-receptor-like serine/threonine-protein kinase At1g11300 has protein sequence MDLGSCTSMIVLHLILNCFCLEFGASIDTISSSQFIRDPETIVSAGKKFELGFFSPVNSTNRYVAIWYSNISITTPVWVANRKKPLNDSSGIMTISEDGNLVVLNGQQDILWSSNVSTGMNDSRAQLMDDGNLVLGGSENGNSLWQSFQEPSDTYIPQMRLAANSKTGKKTLLTSWKSPSDPSIGSFSLGIDPSSIPEIVLWNDSRPIWRTGPWNGQVFIGVPEMNSVYLDGFNLADDGNGGFTLSVVFADESYITNFVLSSEGKFGQVDWDDTNKGSWRYQWESVQDECDVYGKCGSFASCDAKNSPICSCLKGFEPKNADEWNSRNWTNGCVRRKAMRCERIQNGGELGKEDGFLKLERVKVPDFAEWSSSITEQKCRYDCWNNCSCVAYAYYTGIYCMLWRGNLTDIKMFSSGGADLYIRLAYTELDNKKINLKVIISLTVVVGAIAIAICVFYSWRWIERKRTSKKVLLPKRKDPILSDENVIQDNLNHVKLQELPLFSLQMLIAATDNFNTANKLGQGGFGPVYKGKFPDGQEIALKRLSRASGQGQEEFTTEVVVISKLQHMNLVRLLGCCVEGEEMMLVYEYMPNRSLDAFLFDPSRKHLLDWKKRFNIVEGICRGLLYLHRDSRLRIIHRDLKASNILLDQELNPKISDFGMARIFRRNEDQADTGRVVGTFGYMSPEYAMEGRFSEKSDVFSFGVLLLEIISGRKNTSFYGNEEALSLLGYAWKLWNEGNIAALVDPGISYPSFREEIFRCVHVGLLCVQEFAKDRPAIFTIISMLNSEIVDLPTPKQPAFSERRSELDTASLQHDRRPESVNNVTVTLLSGR, from the exons ATGGATCTTGGCAGCTGCACATCCATGATAGTTCTTCATCTAAtactaaattgtttttgtttggaatttggAGCTTCTATAGATACCATTTCATCGTCTCAGTTCATCAGAGATCCTGAAACTATAGTCTCCGCTGGGAAAAAGTTTGAACTGGGATTTTTCAGCCCTGTTAATTCCACAAATCGGTATGTAGCTATATGGTACAGTAATATTTCTATTACAACTCCAGTTTGGGTGGCTAACAGAAAGAAGCCACTCAATGATTCTTCTGGGATCATGACAATTTCTGAAGATGGAAATCTTGTTGTTTTGAATGGTCAGCAAGATATTCTCTGGTCATCAAATGTCTCGACTGGAATGAATGATTCAAGAGCGCAGCTTATGGATGATGGAAACCTTGTCTTGGGTGGGAGTGAAAATGGAAACAGCTTATGGCAGAGTTTCCAGGAACCTTCAGATACTTACATTCCACAGATGAGACTTGCTGCTAATTCCAAAACAGGTAAGAAGACGCTACTAACATCATGGAAAAGCCCTTCAGATCCGTCCATCGGAAGCTTCTCTTTGGGTATTGATCCCTCGAGCATTCCTGAAATAGTTCTTTGGAATGATAGTCGTCCAATCTGGCGTACTGGTCCCTGGAATGGTCAGGTTTTTATCGGAGTCCCCGAAATGAATTCTGTTTATCTTGATGGATTTAATCTTGCGGATGATGGAAATGGAGGTTTTACTCTAAGTGTAGTTTTTGCTGATGAGTCTTATATcactaattttgttttgagttcTGAAGGAAAATTTGGACAAGTAGATTGGGATGATACGAATAAGGGATCATGGAGATATCAATGGGAAAGTGTTCAAGATGAGTGTGATGTTTATGGCAAGTGTGGGTCATTTGCAAGCTGTGATGCAAAGAACTCACCAATTTGCAGTTGCTTGAAAGGTTTTGAACCAAAAAATGCCGATGAGTGGAATAGCAGAAACTGGACTAATGGTTGTGTTCGAAGGAAAGCGATGCGGTGTGAAAGAATACAAAATGGTGGTGAACTGGGAAAAGAAGATGGATTTTTGAAGCTGGAGAGAGTGAAAGTGCCAGACTTTGCTGAGTGGTCATCTTCGATTACTGAACAAAAATGCAGATATGACTGCTGGAATAATTGTTCTTGTGTAGCTTATGCCTATTATACTGGTATATATTGTATGTTATGGAGGGGAAACTTAACTGATATAAAGATGTTTTCTAGTGGAGGGGCAGATCTTTACATTCGCCTTGCTTATACAGAACTTG ataataaaaagataaacctGAAAGTAATTATCAGTTTAACAGTGGTCGTGGGAGCCATTGCCATTGCGATCTGCGTGTTTTATTCCTGGAGATGGATAG AAAGGAAGAGGACAAGCAAGAAGGTATTATTACCAAAAAGGAAGGATCCAATATTATCTGACGAAAACGTGATCCAAGACAACTTGAACCATGTTAAACTTCAAGAACTACCTCTGTTCAGTTTACAAATGCTGATAGCTGCAACAGACAACTTTAATACAGCCAATAAGCTTGGGCAGGGTGGATTTGGTCCAGTGTACAAG GGAAAATTCCCAGATGGGCAGGAGATAGCTCTGAAAAGACTGTCAAGAGCATCTGGACAAGGGCAAGAAGAATTTACGACTGAGGTTGTGGTGATTTCAAAACTGCAACATATGAATCTCGTGAGACTTCTTGGATGCTGCGTTGAAGGAGAAGAGATGATGTTGGTTTATGAGTACATGCCAAATAGGAGCTTGgatgcttttctttttg ATCCTTCAAGAAAACACCTTCTAGATTGGAAAAAACGTTTCAACATTGTCGAAGGAATCTGTCGAGGTCTCCTTTACCTTCACAGGGATTCTAGGCTGCGGATTATTCATCGAGATCTGAAGGCAAGTAACATCCTACTGGACCAAGAACTGAATCCAAAAATCTCAGATTTCGGAATGGCTAGGATATTTCGTCGCAACGAAGACCAAGCTGACACTGGAAGGGTTGTTGGAACATT CGGCTATATGTCCCCTGAATATGCCATGGAAGGTCGATTTTCAGAGAAATCCGATGTCTTTAGCTTTGGAGTTTTGTTGTTAGAGATTATAAGTGGAAGGAAAAATACCAGTTTCTATGGAAACGAGGAGGCTTTGAGCCTGCTAGGATAT GCCTGGAAATTGTGGAACGAGGGCAACATTGCAGCTCTGGTAGATCCTGGAATTTCATATCCTTCTTTCCGCGAGGAAATTTTTCGTTGCGTACACGTTGGTTTGCTATGTGTTCAGGAATTTGCAAAAGACAGGCCAGCTATATTCACTATCATTTCCATGTTAAATAGTGAAATTGTGGATCTTCCCACTCCCAAGCAACCTGCATTCTCAGAAAGGCGGAGTGAGCTAGACACAGCGTCTCTCCAGCACGACCGGAGGCCAGAATCCGTCAACAATGTCACGGTTACACTTCTTTCCGGCCGATAG
- the LOC118031271 gene encoding G-type lectin S-receptor-like serine/threonine-protein kinase At1g11300: MVALLLLLCFFCLQLGAARDTITSSQYVKDPDAIVSAGNKFKLGFFSPVNSTNRYVGIWFSSVTAITPVWVANRNKPLNDSSGVMTISGDGNLVVLNGQKETLWSSNVSKGVSNSSARLMDDGNLVLREIGSGNSLWESFQEPSDTMITNMRLTANVRTGEKTLLSSWRSPSDPSIGAFSVGIDPGRIPQCFIWNYSHPIYRTGPWNDQVFIGIPGMKSVNINGFDILPDGNGTFTLILSSANESHIVSFVLSYDGSFSELYWDYGKEEWVNVWRFPNDECDDYGKCGSFGICNAKNSPICSCMKGFEPKDADEWNSRNWTSGCVRRRPMQCERIQYGGEAGKEDGFLKLQTVKVPDFADRSLAVSEQTCRENCMNNCSCIAYAYYTGIHCMLWWESLTDTRKLPSGGADLYVRLAYSELENRTTSMKVIIGLTVVVGAIISAICVFCMWRRITDYRERKKRSKKILPDESMMQDGLNQAKLPLLSLPELVAATNNFDIANKLGQGGFGPVYKGRLADGQEIAVKRLSRASGQGLEEFMNEVVVISKLQHKNLVRLLGCCVEGEEKMLVYEYMPNKSLDAFLFDPLRKQLLDWNKRFDIVDGICRGLLYLHRDSRLKIIHRDLKASNILLDGNLNPKISDFGMARIFGGNEDQANTRRVVGTYGYMSPEYAIQGRFSEKSDVFSFGVLLLEIASGRKNTSFYDCEQVSSLIGFAWKSWNEGNIGAIVDPVISNPSFEVEVFRCIHIGLLCVQELARDRPTISTVISMLNSEIVDLPAPKQSAFAERLGYLDKESSEQNKQRCSINNVSITALEAR, from the exons ATGGTAGCCCTTCTACTCctactgtgttttttttgtttgcaactTGGTGCTGCCAGAGATACAATTACTTCATCTCAGTATGTCAAAGATCCTGATGCGATAGTCTCTGCGGGAAATAAGTTCAAACTGGGATTTTTCAGCCCTGTTAATTCCACTAATCGCTATGTAGGAATATGGTTCAGTAGTGTCACGGCTATAACACCAGTCTGGGTAGCTAACAGAAACAAGCCACTCAACGATTCTTCTGGGGTGATGACAATATCTGGGGATGGAAATCTTGTGGTTTTGAATGGTCAGAAAGAAACTCTTTGGTCATCAAATGTTTCAAAGGGAGTCAGTAATTCAAGTGCACGGCTTATGGATGATGGAAACCTTGTCCTGCGAGAAATCGGAAGTGGAAACAGCTTATGGGAAAGTTTTCAGGAACCTTCTGATACAATGATAACGAACATGAGACTTACCGCTAACGTAAGAACAGGCGAGAAGACATTGCTATCCTCATGGAGAAGCCCTTCAGATCCATCCATTGGGGCCTTCTCTGTTGGAATTGATCCAGGAAGGATACCTCAGTGTTTCATTTGGAATTATAGTCATCCAATCTATCGGACTGGTCCATGGAATGATCAGGTATTTATTGGAATTCCAGGAATGAAATCAGTTAATATCAATGGATTTGATATTTTACCAGATGGAAATGGGACGTTTACCCTAATCTTAAGTTCTGCCAACGAATCACATATCGtaagttttgttttgagttaTGATGGAAGTTTTAGTGAACTATATTGGGATTATGGGAAGGAGGAATGGGTTAACGTGTGGCGATTTCCAAACGATGAGTGCGATGACTACGGTAAGTGTGGGTCATTTGGAATCTGTAATGCAAAGAACTCACCAATTTGCAGTTGTATGAAAGGGTTTGAACCAAAAGATGCAGATGAATGGAATAGTAGAAACTGGACTAGTGGTTGTGTTAGGAGGAGACCTATGCAGTGCGAAAGAATACAATATGGTGGTGAAGCGGGCAAAGAAGATGGGTTCTTGAAGCTGCAGACAGTGAAAGTGCCAGACTTTGCTGACCGGTCCTTGGCAGTTTCGGAACAAACATGTAGAGAAAATTGCATGAATAATTGTTCCTGCATAGCTTATGCATATTATACTGGTATACACTGTATGTTGTGGTGGGAAAGCTTAACTGATACAAGGAAGTTACCTAGTGGAGGGGCAGATCTCTACGTTCGCCTAGCTTATTCAGAACTTG AGAATAGAACTACAAGTATGAAGGTAATTATCGGTTTAACAGTGGTTGTGGGAGCTATTATCAGCGCAATCTGTGTGTTCTGTATGTGGAGGCGAATTACTGATTATAGAG aaaggaagaagagaagcaaGAAGATCTTACCAGACGAAAGCATGATGCAAGACGGCTTGAACCAAGCTAAACTACCACTTTTAAGTTTACCAGAGCTTGTAGCTGCAACAAACAACTTTGACATTGCCAATAAGCTTGGGCAGGGTGGTTTTGGTCCAGTGTACAAG GGAAGATTGGCAGATGGACAGGAAATAGCTGTGAAGAGACTGTCAAGAGCATCTGGGCAAGGACTAGAAGAATTTATGAATGAGGTTGTGGTGATTTCTAAACTGCAACATAAGAATCTTGTGAGACTCCTTGGTTGCTGtgttgaaggagaagagaagatgtTGGTCTATGAGTACATGCCAAACAAAAGCTTAGATGCATTTCTTTTTG ATCCTCTCAGGAAACAACTTCTAGATTGGAATAAACGTTTTGACATTGTTGACGGAATCTGTCGAGGTCTGCTCTACCTTCACAGGGATTCCAGACTAAAAATTATTCATCGAGATCTGAAGGCAAGTAACATCCTGCTGGACGGAAATTTGAATCCGAAAATTTCAGACTTTGGTATGGCCAGGATATTTGGTGGCAATGAAGATCAAGCAAACACTAGAAGGGTTGTCGGAACATA TGGCTATATGTCCCCTGAATACGCAATACAGGGCCGATTTTCAGAGAAATCAgatgtttttagttttggagTTTTGTTGTTGGAGATTGCAAGTGGGAGGAAAAATACCAGTTTCTATGACTGTGAACAAGTTTCGAGCCTGATAGGATTT GCATGGAAATCATGGAATGAGGGAAACATTGGAGCTATAGTAGATCCTGTAATTTCAAACCCTTCTTTTGAGGTTGAAGTTTTTCGTTGCATACATATTGGTCTGTTATGTGTTCAGGAGCTTGCAAGAGATAGACCAACTATATCTACTGTAATTTCAATGCTAAACAGCGAAATTGTGGATCTTCCTGCTCCCAAACAATCAGCATTCGCTGAAAGGTTAGGTTATTTAGACAAAGAATCCTCTGAACAGAACAAACAGAGATGTTCTATTAACAATGTCTCCATCACAGCACTCGAAGCTCGATAA